TGAGTTTGGCAAAGTTGAATCCGCTAGCGGCAACCGCGTACGTCAAGAAATTAAATTACAAAAAGGTATCAGTCAAGAAATCGCCAAACAAATTAGCAAGTTAATCAGAGACGAATTCAAGAAAATCCAAGCATCCATTCAAGGTGATGCGGTACGAGTCAGCGCGAAAAGTAAAGATGAACTGCAAACAGTAATTCAACGTTTAAAACAGGAAGATTATCCCGTCGCGTTGCAATTTACCAATTATCGTTAGGAGTTCTTTTTCAACTCAACCTTGCATTTAAGTGACAAATTTCTGTTCTGAAAATTATTGCAGTGCGGGCATCTTGCCCGCTTACTCTGTGCGAATGCATGCTCCATTCTTGGTTTTCCCTAATTGGGACGCTGAATAATTGATTCCATCACCCGACGCTTATTCTTCGGGTCAATAGCGACTAAGCGCACATATTCACCACCATACTCAGCTAAACAAGATTCTACCGTGGAAATGGCATCAGAGTCGCCATTAATTTGTCCCACACTGCAACTTTGCCAGGAACCCATACGAAAACGTCGTTCATCAACGTGTTCCACACCGATTTTATAACCTTGGGCAAGGATATCGCGGATTTTCTCTTGGGTTTCTAGGTTTAAAGAATTTGGGGAGACAACAGGACTGTCATAGGCGCGATAATAATTATTGTTGTGTGGCTGGTTTTCTGACTGATTTTCTGACTGATTTTCTGCGGAAGTTGCAGGTTTGGAGAGACTGCGAGAATACAAACCGCGATTATATTCTGTCACCAATTGGGAATCTTCCACCCGTTTTTGTTCTCCCACGATACGATTACCCATTTCCAGCAGTTGGGAGAGGTTGAAGTGGGGTTTATTAAATATTGGCTTACCTTCGAGACTATTCACCACTCGTTGGGATACTTTCTCTACACCCACCTGATGAATAAACTCTCGAATTTGCTGATCATAAATCCGCGATCGCAGCGCACTAAAAAAGTCCACAGACTGATTCACAAAAGTATCAACTAACTGTTCAATCTCCTTGGAAGTCAGTTCATCTTCGGCAAAGATTCCCCCCACAATCCCCACCTTGTCATCACGGTCGGGTTGCCAGTAGAATTTCTCCATCCGCCCATCCCGCACCAAGGGAGCATAGAGGGTAGTGAAATCATTGCCGGTGACGATAATGGGTACACGGTACAAGGGTGTCGCATCATAGCTACCAGGTAACTGCACATCCGTAGGATTATCAGCAATATTCATCAGTGTGGCATTCACCAACTGAGTATTTACCGTGTATTGTGTCCCCTCATCAAATCTTCCCGCACCCGCATCTAAATCATTAATCATCAAGACGCACATTTTTCCCCGCACCTTGATTAATTCCGAGGTTTCACGGTAACGCAAGCGAATTAATCTCGCAGGATCACCCGCATCGGGACTTTCCAACTCACCACCAGAAATCAGGGTGACTTCTATTCCCATTCTTTCAAAAACTAATTCGCACTGAAAAGATTTACCCTCACCCTTACGTCCATGGATACCTAGAATTAAAGGTACACGAATACCAGGTAAATCCAGAAAATTCTTCGTGATGTGAACTGCCAACTTGTCAAGGAAGCGGGGAGCGATGTAGTAACCCATATTCTGCGAAACCAATTGCACTGCTGAAACATTATGTTACGTTTTTTGTGACATTGATACAGTTAGATTCATGAATCACTTCACAATGCTGCTATGACGACTTATTTACCCCGTCAATCTCGCACCACACATCAGGATTTACCACCCTTAGAAAGTGAGGAAAGCTTAATTTTACCAAGTCACAGTCTGGACTGGCTCTACTTCAGGTAAAATACATAATTCAGAACCTTTCTCCTCAACATCATGGGCAATACTTTTGGTCATTTGTTTCGCATCACGACTTTCGGCGAGTCTCACGGGGGTGGAGTGGGAGTTGTAATTGATGGTTGTCCGCCACAATTAGCGATTTCAGCAGAGGAAATTCAGGTAGAATTAGATCGCAGACGACCAGGACAAAGTAAGATTACTACGCCCCGCAAAGAAGAGGATAAGTGTGAGATTCTCTCCGGGGTATTTGAAGGTAAAACCCTGGGAACACCGATCGCCATCATCGTGCGCAACAAAGATACTCGCCCCCAAGATTACGACGAAATGGCACAAAAGTATCGCCCTTCCCATGCAGATGCTACCTATGATGCTAAATATGGTATTCGTAACTGGCAGGGTGGTGGTAGATCCTCAGCCAGAGAGACAATTGGTAGAGTTGCCGCAGGGGCGATCGCCAAGAAAATTCTCCAACAAATTGCCG
The Calothrix sp. 336/3 DNA segment above includes these coding regions:
- a CDS encoding YajQ family cyclic di-GMP-binding protein — its product is MASTFSFDIVSDFDRQELVNAIDQVNRDVNSRYDLKDTKTEVELGEQSITVSTDSEFTLESVHNILREKAAKRNLSQKIFEFGKVESASGNRVRQEIKLQKGISQEIAKQISKLIRDEFKKIQASIQGDAVRVSAKSKDELQTVIQRLKQEDYPVALQFTNYR
- a CDS encoding ribulose bisphosphate carboxylase small subunit, producing MGYYIAPRFLDKLAVHITKNFLDLPGIRVPLILGIHGRKGEGKSFQCELVFERMGIEVTLISGGELESPDAGDPARLIRLRYRETSELIKVRGKMCVLMINDLDAGAGRFDEGTQYTVNTQLVNATLMNIADNPTDVQLPGSYDATPLYRVPIIVTGNDFTTLYAPLVRDGRMEKFYWQPDRDDKVGIVGGIFAEDELTSKEIEQLVDTFVNQSVDFFSALRSRIYDQQIREFIHQVGVEKVSQRVVNSLEGKPIFNKPHFNLSQLLEMGNRIVGEQKRVEDSQLVTEYNRGLYSRSLSKPATSAENQSENQSENQPHNNNYYRAYDSPVVSPNSLNLETQEKIRDILAQGYKIGVEHVDERRFRMGSWQSCSVGQINGDSDAISTVESCLAEYGGEYVRLVAIDPKNKRRVMESIIQRPN